A stretch of Sinorhizobium meliloti DNA encodes these proteins:
- a CDS encoding DUF2325 domain-containing protein has protein sequence MGGKRHQNSGKGGKGRAKDAASAPQPNAGKVTLEGRSFLYVGGRDCQVAHLRQIASSYGAELIHHDGGLREAVSRIDRVLPSVDCVFCPIDCISHDACLRVKTGCKKWGKAFVPLRNGSKSSLERALQDLTGNGSEN, from the coding sequence ATGGGTGGCAAGCGGCACCAGAATTCAGGCAAGGGCGGCAAGGGCAGGGCGAAAGACGCGGCGAGCGCGCCGCAACCGAATGCCGGCAAGGTAACGCTCGAGGGCCGCAGCTTCCTCTATGTCGGCGGCCGCGACTGCCAGGTCGCGCATCTTCGCCAGATCGCCAGTTCCTACGGTGCGGAACTCATCCACCATGACGGCGGTTTACGAGAGGCGGTATCGCGCATCGATCGTGTCCTGCCCTCGGTCGACTGCGTCTTCTGCCCGATCGACTGCATCAGCCACGATGCGTGTCTTCGCGTGAAGACGGGCTGCAAGAAGTGGGGCAAGGCCTTCGTGCCGCTGCGCAACGGCTCGAAGTCGAGCCTCGAGCGGGCGCTTCAGGATCTGACCGGAAACGGCAGCGAGAATTGA
- a CDS encoding antibiotic biosynthesis monooxygenase family protein, with the protein MYFAMNRFRVAAGQEEAFEAVWKARDSSLSEMPGFIEFHLLRGDSVPEEGYTPFISKSAWENRDAFIAWTKSDNFRAAHRSAGENKAMYLGPPKFEGFTVVEGA; encoded by the coding sequence ATGTACTTCGCCATGAACCGTTTCCGTGTCGCAGCCGGTCAGGAGGAGGCCTTCGAGGCGGTCTGGAAGGCGCGCGACTCTTCTCTCTCGGAGATGCCGGGCTTCATCGAATTCCATCTGCTGCGCGGCGACAGCGTGCCGGAGGAAGGCTACACGCCCTTCATTTCGAAATCGGCCTGGGAGAACAGGGACGCCTTCATCGCCTGGACAAAGTCCGACAATTTCCGCGCGGCGCACCGAAGCGCCGGCGAAAACAAGGCAATGTATCTCGGTCCGCCGAAGTTCGAGGGCTTTACCGTCGTCGAGGGTGCCTGA
- the istB gene encoding IS21-like element helper ATPase IstB: MLAHPTLDKLNAMGLAGMAKAFGELVANGEAEHLSHAEWLGLLLEREWSSRYDRKLAARLRFAKLRHQATPEDVDYRADRRLDRALFMKLLGGDWINAHDNLAICGPSGVGKSWLACALGHKACRDDRSVLYQRVPRLFAQLALARGDGRYARLQRTLGHVQLLILDDWGLEPLNEQARHDLLEILEDRYGRKSTIITSQLPVSAWHGVIGDPTYADAILDRLVHNAHRIELSGDSLRRNLPRKA; the protein is encoded by the coding sequence ATGCTTGCCCATCCAACACTGGATAAATTGAATGCCATGGGCCTGGCCGGCATGGCAAAGGCCTTTGGCGAACTTGTTGCCAACGGCGAAGCCGAACATCTCTCGCACGCCGAATGGCTCGGACTGCTGCTCGAACGGGAATGGAGCTCCCGTTACGATCGGAAGCTTGCGGCACGCCTCAGGTTTGCCAAGCTTCGCCACCAGGCCACCCCAGAAGATGTCGACTATCGCGCCGACCGCCGCCTCGACCGTGCTCTCTTCATGAAGCTGCTCGGTGGCGACTGGATCAACGCCCATGACAATCTGGCCATTTGCGGCCCCTCGGGTGTCGGAAAGAGTTGGTTGGCTTGCGCTCTCGGCCACAAGGCTTGCCGAGACGATCGCTCAGTTCTCTATCAGCGTGTCCCAAGGCTGTTTGCCCAGCTTGCGCTCGCGCGTGGTGATGGCCGCTACGCCCGCCTGCAACGAACCTTGGGCCATGTTCAGCTCCTGATACTGGATGATTGGGGGCTCGAGCCGCTCAACGAACAGGCCCGCCACGACCTGCTGGAAATCCTCGAAGATCGCTATGGACGCAAATCAACGATCATTACCAGCCAACTTCCCGTGTCCGCATGGCACGGCGTCATTGGCGACCCAACCTACGCCGATGCCATACTCGACAGGTTGGTCCACAATGCCCACCGCATCGAATTGAGCGGCGATAGTCTGCGCCGAAATCTACCGCGCAAAGCTTGA
- the istA gene encoding IS21 family transposase: MRRVREILRYRFEQGLGHKSIAVRVGAAPSTVRETLRRAAIAELSWPLGDDISDAVLEAALYKAGGTKTGHRRSPEPDWTQVHRELKRKHMTLQILWDEYISRYPEGYRYSRFCDLYRGWAMKLPVTMRQDHAAGDKLFVDYAGDTVTVVVDRLSGKTRQAHLFVAVLGASSLSYAQARWSETLPDWIECHILALEYFGGAPALLVPDNAKVAIIKACHFDPQVNRTYCGMAAHYGSAVLPTRPRRPRDKAKVEAAVRIVERWLLGRLRHRIFYSLAEVNAAIGQLLHDLNDKRVLRRVGATRRQLFEELDRPALRPLPVERYVFAEWRIRRAGLDYHVEIERHYYSVPYRFAREQVEARITANTIEIFHKGERIAAHRRSSGNGKHTTIPDHMPSAHRRFADWTIERIQREASAMGPDVALLCERILADRPHPEQGFRACLGIIRLNKSFGRDRVNAACGRALEIGARTYGSVRSILDNHLDRTAASNGAAPHEPIHHANIRGPRYYH; the protein is encoded by the coding sequence ATGCGGCGTGTCCGCGAGATATTGAGATATCGCTTCGAACAAGGACTTGGCCACAAGTCGATCGCGGTTCGGGTTGGAGCTGCGCCATCGACGGTGCGCGAGACGCTTCGGCGTGCGGCCATTGCGGAGCTATCGTGGCCGTTGGGTGACGACATCAGCGATGCAGTCCTGGAAGCGGCGCTTTACAAGGCAGGCGGGACGAAGACGGGTCATCGTCGGAGCCCTGAGCCGGACTGGACGCAGGTCCACCGCGAGCTGAAGCGCAAGCATATGACGCTGCAGATCCTTTGGGACGAATACATCAGCCGTTATCCGGAGGGCTATCGTTACAGTCGCTTCTGTGACCTCTACCGCGGCTGGGCGATGAAGTTGCCTGTGACGATGCGGCAGGATCACGCGGCCGGCGACAAGCTGTTCGTCGACTACGCCGGCGACACGGTCACGGTTGTCGTTGATCGGCTGTCCGGCAAGACACGGCAGGCGCACCTGTTCGTGGCGGTTCTGGGAGCATCCAGCCTTTCATATGCGCAGGCACGTTGGAGCGAGACGCTTCCCGACTGGATTGAATGCCATATCCTGGCGCTGGAGTACTTTGGCGGTGCGCCAGCCTTGCTGGTTCCCGACAATGCCAAGGTAGCGATCATCAAGGCCTGCCACTTCGATCCCCAGGTCAACCGGACGTATTGCGGGATGGCGGCCCATTATGGCAGCGCCGTCTTGCCGACGCGGCCGCGACGCCCGCGGGACAAGGCGAAAGTGGAAGCTGCGGTTCGTATCGTCGAACGCTGGCTATTGGGCCGGCTGCGCCATCGCATCTTCTATAGTTTGGCCGAGGTCAATGCGGCGATTGGCCAATTGCTCCATGATCTCAATGATAAGCGCGTTCTGCGCCGTGTCGGCGCCACGCGCCGCCAATTGTTCGAGGAGCTTGATCGTCCGGCTTTGCGACCGCTGCCTGTCGAACGTTATGTCTTTGCCGAATGGCGTATCCGGCGCGCCGGGCTGGATTATCACGTCGAGATCGAGCGGCACTATTATTCCGTTCCCTATCGCTTTGCCCGCGAGCAGGTCGAGGCTCGTATCACCGCCAATACGATCGAGATCTTCCACAAGGGCGAGCGAATTGCCGCTCACCGGCGCTCCAGCGGCAACGGCAAGCACACGACGATCCCCGATCATATGCCCTCTGCGCATCGCCGCTTTGCCGACTGGACGATTGAACGGATTCAACGCGAAGCCTCTGCGATGGGGCCGGATGTTGCGCTGTTGTGCGAGCGCATTCTTGCCGACAGGCCTCATCCCGAGCAGGGCTTTCGAGCTTGCCTCGGCATCATCCGCCTCAACAAGAGCTTCGGCCGCGACAGGGTCAATGCCGCTTGCGGCCGTGCGTTGGAGATTGGCGCACGAACCTATGGCTCGGTGCGATCCATCCTCGACAATCACCTTGACCGGACGGCTGCCTCAAATGGAGCGGCGCCGCATGAACCGATCCATCACGCCAACATCCGCGGACCTCGCTATTACCACTAA
- a CDS encoding type II toxin-antitoxin system Phd/YefM family antitoxin, which produces MQVTIRNPKTNLSKLIEAAKAGEEVVIAKGTVPVARVVALPQNKFTIGLTAALERWQNKGLDFRGSVKAGRFLCSLQIPRQSAP; this is translated from the coding sequence ATGCAGGTTACCATCCGTAACCCCAAAACGAACCTGTCCAAACTTATCGAGGCGGCGAAGGCGGGCGAAGAAGTCGTCATCGCCAAGGGAACAGTCCCTGTTGCCCGGGTCGTTGCCCTTCCGCAAAACAAGTTCACGATCGGGCTGACGGCTGCACTTGAACGTTGGCAAAACAAAGGGTTGGATTTTCGCGGCTCGGTGAAAGCGGGCCGATTTCTGTGCTCGTTGCAAATTCCGAGGCAATCCGCCCCCTGA
- a CDS encoding DUF423 domain-containing protein: protein MPNSGLRSTMLFVAGLMGLFGVASAAAASHGDPRLLGGASAMCLAHAPALVALHAGCAHFRTAALAALLLAAGTALFAGDLTMRHFSGHGLFPMSAPLGGLTMMAGWLAVAIGAFLPRKRDEDA from the coding sequence ATGCCGAACAGCGGACTGCGCTCGACCATGCTTTTCGTCGCCGGCCTCATGGGCCTCTTCGGCGTCGCGAGTGCCGCCGCCGCTTCGCATGGCGATCCGCGTCTTCTCGGCGGCGCATCGGCCATGTGCCTCGCCCACGCACCGGCGCTGGTCGCGCTTCATGCCGGATGCGCGCACTTCCGCACCGCCGCCCTCGCTGCCTTGCTGCTGGCGGCAGGCACGGCACTCTTCGCCGGAGACCTTACCATGCGCCATTTCTCGGGCCACGGCCTCTTTCCAATGTCAGCGCCGCTCGGGGGCCTGACGATGATGGCCGGCTGGCTTGCCGTCGCGATCGGGGCATTCCTGCCTCGGAAGCGTGATGAGGACGCGTGA
- a CDS encoding globin, with protein MTEPQTTTLYEAIGGDATVRALTQRFYELMDSLPEAARCRAVHPPDLTGSEEKFYEYLTGWLGGPPIYVQKRGHPMLRRRHFIAGIGPAERDEWLFCFTRALEETVSHPKLREIILEPITRLAHHMQNKE; from the coding sequence ATGACGGAACCGCAAACGACGACGCTTTACGAGGCGATCGGTGGCGATGCCACCGTGCGTGCTCTGACGCAGCGCTTCTACGAACTGATGGACAGCCTGCCGGAGGCTGCGCGCTGCCGCGCGGTCCACCCGCCGGACCTGACCGGCAGCGAGGAGAAGTTCTACGAATATCTGACCGGCTGGCTCGGGGGACCGCCGATCTATGTGCAGAAACGCGGCCATCCCATGCTGCGCCGCCGGCACTTCATTGCCGGGATCGGGCCTGCCGAGCGCGACGAATGGCTTTTCTGCTTCACCCGCGCACTCGAAGAAACCGTCTCCCACCCGAAGCTGAGGGAGATCATTCTGGAGCCGATCACCCGGCTCGCCCATCATATGCAGAACAAGGAATAG
- a CDS encoding type II toxin-antitoxin system VapC family toxin has product MNGYLLDTNIISDVIHNPFGPAAQRIERIGPKEIYTSIVVASELRYGCAKKGSAKLLAKVESLLEIVPVLPLDIPADTRYGSIRAELESLGQTIGSNDLLIAAHAYALDLTLVTDNIREFSRVRGLSLENWLER; this is encoded by the coding sequence TTGAACGGCTATCTTCTCGATACGAACATCATCAGCGACGTCATTCACAATCCGTTCGGACCGGCTGCGCAACGCATCGAACGGATCGGCCCGAAGGAGATTTACACCAGCATCGTCGTCGCGTCCGAGTTGCGGTATGGTTGCGCAAAAAAGGGATCGGCGAAGTTGCTCGCCAAGGTCGAAAGCTTGCTGGAAATCGTCCCGGTGCTGCCATTGGATATTCCGGCCGACACCCGATATGGCAGCATTCGTGCGGAATTGGAGTCTCTGGGGCAGACCATCGGCTCCAACGATCTGTTGATTGCCGCGCATGCATATGCGCTGGACCTGACGCTGGTGACGGACAATATCCGTGAGTTCAGCCGCGTTCGTGGCCTTAGTCTGGAAAACTGGCTTGAGCGATAG
- a CDS encoding AbrB/MazE/SpoVT family DNA-binding domain-containing protein: MPVPLPSSRPKEVKLFRNNRSQAVRIPAEFELPGDRVLIRREGTRLIIEPIARPADIVELLAEWKKEAPLGPEDRFPDVEDIPARPEKIF, encoded by the coding sequence ATGCCCGTCCCGTTGCCGTCATCGCGACCTAAAGAAGTAAAGCTGTTCCGCAATAACCGCAGCCAGGCAGTCCGTATTCCTGCGGAGTTCGAGTTGCCTGGAGACCGTGTGTTGATCCGTCGCGAAGGAACGAGACTCATTATCGAACCGATAGCCAGGCCAGCCGATATCGTGGAGCTTCTCGCGGAGTGGAAGAAGGAAGCTCCCCTCGGACCTGAAGACCGGTTCCCGGATGTTGAGGATATACCCGCCCGGCCGGAGAAAATCTTTTGA
- a CDS encoding TetR/AcrR family transcriptional regulator translates to MTSAPSRKKQPQRVRRQLLEVAARLSLEQGVAAVTLDAVSQAAGVSKGGLLHHFPNKLALLDALFDDLVARFDSALDEAMAGDDVEKGRFTRAYLGVCFALDAEAEAQGWQMLTIALLAEPHLKERWREWVARRSAQFAATDSSPSCLLARFAADGVWLSDLMRSHDIEAPTRAILLQKLNALSLE, encoded by the coding sequence ATGACAAGCGCCCCCTCCAGGAAGAAGCAACCGCAACGCGTCCGCCGGCAATTGCTGGAGGTTGCGGCACGCCTGTCGCTGGAGCAGGGCGTCGCCGCGGTGACCCTCGACGCCGTATCGCAGGCGGCGGGTGTCAGCAAAGGCGGGCTGCTGCACCATTTCCCCAACAAGCTGGCTCTCCTCGACGCCCTCTTCGATGACCTCGTCGCGCGTTTCGACAGCGCCCTCGACGAAGCGATGGCTGGAGATGACGTCGAGAAGGGACGCTTTACGCGGGCCTATCTCGGCGTCTGTTTCGCGCTCGACGCGGAGGCGGAGGCGCAAGGCTGGCAGATGCTGACCATTGCGCTCCTGGCCGAGCCGCATCTCAAGGAGCGTTGGCGCGAATGGGTGGCGCGCCGGTCCGCGCAATTCGCCGCGACGGACAGTTCGCCAAGTTGCCTGCTCGCCCGCTTCGCCGCCGATGGTGTCTGGCTGTCGGATCTGATGCGCAGCCATGACATCGAAGCACCGACCCGGGCGATCCTGCTTCAGAAGCTCAACGCGCTTTCGCTGGAATAG
- a CDS encoding DMT family transporter: MNPATLYTVLVIAIVFEVLGTSAMQAAQHFTRLTPTVLMVLCYAVAFFFLSYALRYIPVGIAYALWSGLGIVLISIAGYVVFGQKLDLPAILGLALIIAGVLVLNLFSKSTFH, translated from the coding sequence TTGAATCCCGCCACGCTTTACACCGTTCTGGTGATCGCCATCGTCTTCGAAGTGCTCGGCACTTCCGCCATGCAGGCGGCGCAGCACTTCACGCGGCTGACCCCCACCGTGCTCATGGTTTTGTGTTACGCAGTCGCCTTCTTCTTCCTCTCCTATGCGCTGCGCTACATCCCGGTCGGCATCGCCTATGCGCTCTGGAGCGGCCTCGGGATCGTGCTGATCTCGATCGCCGGCTACGTGGTTTTCGGTCAGAAGCTCGATCTGCCGGCCATTCTCGGGCTGGCGCTCATCATCGCCGGCGTGCTCGTACTCAACCTCTTCTCGAAGTCCACGTTCCATTGA
- a CDS encoding dipeptidase: MQAVFDGHNDVLLRLWQHARGGADPVAEFSEGTDKGHIDAARAKAGGLAGGLCAIYVPSGDLVLKTPDENGHYATAMAAPLDHLPSLATAMELADIAFKLDRAGAWRLCRSVEEIRAAMADEVFAAVLHMEGCEAIGPDLAALETFHAAGLRSLGPVWSRHNVFGHGVPFAYPMSPDTGPGLTEAGFELVRACNRLGILIDLAHITEKGFWDVARTTDQPLVASHSNVHALTPVARNLTDRQLDAIRESRGLVGLNYATTMLRPDGQENAATPLSDMVRHVDYLVERMGIDCVALGSDFDGATIPEEIADAAGNQKLVAALEDAGYGDAELAKICRENWLRVLGQAWHEPA; the protein is encoded by the coding sequence ATGCAGGCGGTTTTCGACGGCCATAACGATGTGCTTTTGCGCCTTTGGCAACATGCACGCGGCGGTGCCGACCCAGTGGCGGAGTTTTCGGAGGGGACCGACAAGGGCCATATCGATGCGGCGCGCGCCAAGGCAGGCGGTCTCGCAGGCGGCCTCTGTGCGATTTACGTCCCATCCGGCGATCTGGTGCTCAAGACGCCGGATGAGAATGGCCATTACGCGACGGCCATGGCGGCGCCGCTCGACCACTTGCCTTCGCTCGCGACCGCCATGGAGCTTGCCGACATCGCGTTCAAGCTCGACCGCGCCGGCGCCTGGCGGCTTTGCCGCTCGGTTGAAGAGATACGTGCGGCGATGGCCGACGAGGTGTTTGCCGCCGTCCTGCATATGGAGGGCTGCGAGGCTATCGGGCCCGACCTCGCGGCGCTCGAGACCTTCCATGCCGCCGGACTTCGCTCGCTCGGCCCCGTATGGAGCCGTCACAACGTATTCGGCCATGGCGTTCCCTTCGCCTATCCGATGTCGCCCGATACGGGGCCCGGCCTTACCGAAGCCGGCTTCGAACTCGTGCGCGCCTGCAACCGGCTCGGCATTCTGATCGACCTCGCGCACATCACGGAAAAGGGTTTCTGGGACGTGGCGAGGACGACCGACCAGCCGCTCGTCGCCAGCCACTCCAATGTTCATGCGCTGACGCCAGTCGCCCGCAACCTGACCGACAGGCAGCTCGACGCCATCCGCGAGAGCCGCGGGCTCGTCGGCCTCAACTATGCGACGACGATGCTGCGCCCCGATGGGCAGGAGAACGCGGCGACGCCGCTTTCCGACATGGTCCGCCACGTCGACTATCTGGTCGAGCGTATGGGTATCGACTGCGTGGCGCTCGGATCCGATTTCGACGGCGCAACCATCCCCGAGGAAATCGCCGACGCGGCGGGAAATCAGAAGCTCGTTGCCGCGCTGGAAGACGCCGGATATGGTGACGCCGAACTGGCAAAAATATGCCGGGAGAACTGGCTGAGAGTTCTGGGTCAGGCGTGGCACGAGCCTGCCTGA
- a CDS encoding ABC transporter substrate-binding protein: MMHKLNGRFRVLAASAALAMAMGAAQPAFAETPKDTLVEGFAFDDIITMDPGEAFELSTAEMTSNTYSLLVRLDLNDTSKVVGDLAESWTVSDDGLTYTFKLKSGMKFASGNPITAEDVAYSFERAVKLDKSPAFILTQFGLTGDNVTEKAKAADAETFVFTVDQPYAPSFVLNCLTATVASVVDKKLVLEHVKSVTPSDEYKYDNDFGNEWLKTGYAGSGPFKLREWRANEVVVLERNENFYGEPAKLARVIYRHMKESSGQRLALEAGDIDVARNLEPGDYEAVGKNADLATASAPKGTVYYISLNQKNETLAKPEVQQAFKYLVDYDAIGATLIKGIGEIHQSFLPKGVLGALNENPYTFDVAKAKELLAKAGYPDGFTVTMDVRNTQPVTGVAESFQQTLAQAGVKLEIIPGDGKQTLTKYRARNHDMYIGQWGMDYFDPHSNADTFTNNPDNSDEGTNKTLAWRNAWDVPELSKKTKDALLERDSAKRADIYKELQKTVLENSPFVFIFQQTEVAGLRGNLQGFKLGPSFDTNYVWNVSKE; this comes from the coding sequence ATGATGCATAAGCTCAACGGACGTTTTCGAGTTCTTGCCGCCTCGGCGGCACTCGCCATGGCGATGGGTGCGGCCCAGCCGGCCTTCGCGGAAACGCCGAAGGATACGCTGGTCGAGGGCTTCGCGTTCGACGACATCATCACCATGGATCCGGGCGAAGCTTTCGAGCTCTCGACCGCCGAGATGACCAGCAATACCTACAGCCTGCTCGTCCGGCTCGATCTCAACGACACGTCCAAGGTCGTCGGCGATCTCGCCGAAAGCTGGACGGTCTCCGATGACGGCCTGACCTATACGTTCAAGCTCAAATCCGGCATGAAATTCGCCTCCGGCAATCCGATCACCGCCGAGGACGTCGCCTATTCGTTCGAACGCGCCGTCAAGCTCGACAAGAGCCCGGCCTTCATTCTCACGCAGTTCGGCCTCACCGGCGACAATGTCACGGAAAAGGCGAAGGCCGCCGACGCGGAGACCTTCGTCTTCACGGTCGACCAGCCCTATGCGCCGAGCTTCGTGTTGAACTGTCTGACGGCGACGGTTGCTTCGGTCGTGGACAAGAAGCTCGTGCTCGAGCACGTGAAATCCGTGACGCCGAGCGACGAGTACAAATACGACAACGATTTCGGCAATGAATGGCTGAAGACCGGTTATGCCGGGTCTGGCCCGTTCAAGCTGCGCGAATGGCGCGCAAACGAGGTCGTGGTGCTGGAGCGGAACGAAAACTTCTACGGCGAACCGGCGAAACTCGCCCGCGTCATCTACCGCCACATGAAGGAGAGCTCGGGCCAGCGGCTCGCGCTCGAAGCCGGCGACATCGATGTGGCGCGAAACCTCGAACCCGGCGATTACGAGGCTGTCGGCAAGAATGCCGATCTGGCGACGGCGAGCGCTCCGAAGGGGACGGTCTACTATATCAGTCTCAATCAGAAGAACGAGACGCTGGCAAAACCCGAGGTACAGCAGGCGTTCAAGTATCTGGTCGACTATGACGCGATCGGCGCGACGCTGATCAAGGGCATCGGCGAGATCCACCAGAGCTTCCTGCCGAAGGGCGTGCTCGGTGCTCTCAACGAGAACCCCTACACCTTCGACGTCGCCAAGGCGAAGGAACTGCTGGCGAAGGCCGGCTATCCCGACGGCTTCACGGTCACGATGGACGTGCGCAACACCCAGCCGGTGACCGGCGTTGCCGAATCCTTCCAGCAGACGCTGGCGCAGGCGGGCGTGAAGCTCGAAATCATTCCGGGTGACGGCAAGCAGACGCTGACCAAGTACCGCGCGCGCAACCACGATATGTATATCGGCCAGTGGGGCATGGATTATTTCGATCCGCACTCGAATGCCGATACATTCACCAACAATCCGGACAATTCCGACGAAGGCACGAACAAGACGCTTGCATGGCGCAACGCCTGGGACGTTCCGGAACTCAGCAAGAAGACCAAGGACGCGCTCCTCGAACGCGACAGCGCCAAGCGCGCCGATATCTACAAGGAGCTGCAGAAGACGGTTCTGGAGAATAGTCCGTTCGTCTTCATCTTCCAGCAGACGGAGGTCGCCGGGCTTCGCGGCAACCTCCAGGGCTTCAAGCTCGGACCGAGCTTCGACACCAACTACGTCTGGAACGTATCCAAGGAATAG
- a CDS encoding ABC transporter permease, translated as MSGIEPMSGRRRARSRKAFVAVLQFLVVVATTYLGLLAVTFFIGRVIPIDPVLAVLGDRAPNHVVERTREAMGLNLPLYQQFFIYCRQAFTGDFGTSVLTTNPVMADIRRVFPATMELATLGTLIGAFIGVPLGVLAAVKRGSIADQVVRVIGLVGYSVPIFWLALLALLVFYARLQWVAYPGRIDIVYEYSFTPVTGFYLLDSAWQGQWDVFRDVFRHIILPASLLGYFSLAYISRMTRSFMLNELQQEYIVAARAKGLSEARIIWTHALRNAAVPLVTVIALSYAGLLEGSVLTETVFAWPGLGLYITNSLQNADMNAVLGGTIIIGSVFIAINLLSDLLYRTLDPRTGAR; from the coding sequence ATGAGCGGAATTGAACCCATGAGCGGGCGCCGGCGCGCCCGTTCCCGGAAGGCGTTTGTCGCGGTACTGCAGTTTCTCGTCGTCGTGGCAACCACCTATCTCGGCCTTCTCGCCGTCACCTTCTTCATCGGCCGCGTCATCCCGATCGATCCGGTGCTTGCCGTTCTCGGCGATCGGGCGCCGAATCACGTCGTGGAACGCACGCGCGAGGCGATGGGGCTCAACCTGCCGCTTTACCAGCAGTTCTTCATCTACTGCCGGCAAGCATTCACCGGCGACTTCGGGACTTCGGTGCTGACCACCAATCCGGTCATGGCGGATATCCGCCGCGTCTTTCCGGCGACCATGGAACTCGCGACGCTCGGAACGCTGATCGGTGCATTCATCGGCGTGCCGCTCGGCGTTCTCGCCGCCGTCAAGCGCGGCAGCATCGCCGACCAGGTGGTTCGCGTGATCGGCCTCGTCGGCTATTCCGTGCCGATCTTCTGGCTGGCACTGCTCGCGCTGCTCGTCTTCTATGCGCGGCTGCAATGGGTCGCCTATCCCGGCCGCATCGATATCGTCTACGAATACAGCTTCACGCCGGTTACCGGTTTCTACCTCCTGGACTCGGCCTGGCAGGGTCAATGGGATGTCTTCCGCGACGTCTTCCGGCACATCATCCTGCCGGCTTCGCTGCTCGGCTATTTCTCGCTCGCCTATATCAGCCGCATGACCCGCAGCTTCATGCTGAACGAGCTGCAGCAGGAATATATCGTTGCGGCGCGCGCCAAGGGGCTTTCTGAGGCGCGGATCATATGGACGCACGCGCTGCGCAATGCGGCGGTGCCGCTGGTGACGGTGATCGCGCTCTCCTATGCCGGCCTGCTCGAAGGGTCGGTCCTGACGGAGACCGTATTCGCCTGGCCGGGGCTCGGCCTCTACATCACCAATTCGCTGCAGAATGCCGACATGAATGCCGTTCTCGGCGGCACGATCATCATCGGATCGGTCTTCATCGCCATCAATCTCCTGTCCGATCTTCTCTACCGGACGCTTGACCCGAGGACGGGTGCCCGATGA
- a CDS encoding ABC transporter permease produces the protein MSLATETRPMTRREWLLSDRPQSRTQARLGRAYMTWRRFSANRLAVLGLCILLALVFVAIFADALAPHSPVIGNLAGARLLPPGSEGYLLGTDDQGRDILSRLIHGSRLTLLVVLLVAIIAAPVGLIVGAVAGYAGGWVDAVLMRITDIFLAFPKLVLALAFVAALGPGIENAVIAIAITSWPPYARIARAETLTVRNSDYIAAVRLMGASPLRIVFRHVMPMCMSSLIVRVTLDMAGIILTAAGLGFLGLGAQPPLPEWGAMIASGRRFILDQWWVATMPGIAILIVSLGFNLLGDGLRDALDPRESGQ, from the coding sequence ATGAGCCTTGCCACCGAAACACGCCCGATGACGCGCCGCGAGTGGCTGCTTTCAGATCGTCCGCAGTCGCGGACCCAGGCTCGGCTCGGCCGCGCCTATATGACCTGGCGGCGTTTCTCCGCCAACCGGCTTGCGGTGCTCGGCCTTTGCATTCTGCTGGCGCTCGTATTCGTTGCGATCTTTGCCGATGCGCTCGCGCCTCACTCTCCGGTCATCGGAAACCTTGCCGGGGCGCGGCTTCTGCCGCCCGGCAGCGAAGGCTACCTGCTCGGCACGGACGACCAGGGCCGCGACATCCTGTCCCGGCTGATACACGGTTCGCGGCTGACGCTCCTCGTCGTCCTTCTCGTCGCAATCATCGCGGCACCCGTCGGCCTGATCGTCGGCGCCGTCGCCGGCTATGCCGGCGGATGGGTCGACGCGGTCCTCATGCGCATCACCGACATCTTCCTCGCCTTTCCGAAGCTCGTGCTGGCGCTCGCCTTCGTCGCGGCGCTTGGCCCGGGGATCGAAAATGCGGTGATCGCAATCGCCATCACCTCCTGGCCGCCCTATGCGCGCATCGCCCGCGCCGAAACGCTGACGGTGCGCAATTCCGATTACATCGCCGCGGTGCGGTTGATGGGCGCGTCGCCGCTGCGCATCGTCTTCCGCCATGTCATGCCCATGTGCATGTCGTCGCTGATCGTCCGCGTTACGCTCGACATGGCCGGCATCATCCTGACTGCGGCTGGCCTCGGCTTCCTCGGTCTCGGCGCCCAGCCGCCGCTGCCGGAATGGGGCGCCATGATCGCCTCCGGCCGGCGCTTCATCCTCGACCAGTGGTGGGTGGCGACCATGCCCGGCATCGCCATTCTGATCGTCAGCCTCGGCTTCAACCTGCTCGGCGACGGGCTGCGCGATGCGCTCGATCCGCGGGAGAGCGGCCAATGA